In Spinacia oleracea cultivar Varoflay chromosome 5, BTI_SOV_V1, whole genome shotgun sequence, a single window of DNA contains:
- the LOC110800016 gene encoding uncharacterized protein, with protein MMRGGRPFKIFNYMVDHDHFLQVVQKGWSDSHIGSAMMKVWQKLKVVKKELKTLHSKEFAHLDDKIECCRRDLDEIQSTLVSSPTDSDVQEAERGCLSKLKLFLKVQKSAFKQKSRVKWLQLGDSNSKNFFSAMKERHGKQLSSYDAESLIVPVTDQEINAALKGINVNKSPGLDGFNSLFFNKSWSIVKTDVYTSVKEFFNTGVLLRQVNNVVITSIPKVQDASNGVIGKIVHYAQAGFIPGRNIADNILLASELIKCYSRKNISPRCMIKVDLKKFYDYVEWPFLQNIVDT; from the exons ATGATGAGAGGTGGTAGAccttttaaaattttcaattacATGGTTGATCATGATCATTTTCTGCAAGTTGTGCAAAAAGGGTGGTCAGATTCTCACATAGGTTCAGCAATGATGAAAGTCTGGCAGAAATTAAAGGTTGTAAAGAAAGAATTGAAAACTCTTCATAGCAAGGAGTTTGCTCATTTAGATGATAAAATTGAGTGTTGCAGAAGAGATTTGGATGAGATTCAATCTACTCTTGTCTCTTCTCCAACTGATAGTGATGTACAGGAAGCTGAGAGAGGATGTTTATCCAAATTGAAATTGTTTCTGAAAGTGCAAAAGAGTGCCTTCAAACAGAAATCAAGAGTTAAGTGGCTACAACTAGGTGACTCTAACTCAAAAAATTTCTTCAGTGCTATGAAGGAAAG GCATGGTAAGCAACTGAGTTCTTATGATGCTGAGTCACTTATTGTTCCAGTAACTGATCAGGAGATTAATGCTGCACTTAAGGGCATCAATGTGAATAAATCCCCTGGCTTAGATGGTTTTAATAGTTTGTTCTTCAATAAATCTTGGAGCATTGTGAAAACTGATGTGTACACTTCAGTTAAGGAATTCTTTAATACTGGAGTTTTGTTGAGACAAGTGAATAACGTTGTTATCACTTCGATTCCTAAAGTCCAAGATGCCTCCAAT GGTGTGATTGGGAAGATTGTTCACTATGCTCAAGCTGGGTTTATTCCAGGAAGGAACATTGCAGATAATATTCTTCTGGCCTCTGAATTGATTAAATGTTATTCCAGAAAGAACATATCTCCAAGATGTATGATTAAGGTGGATTTGAAGAAATTTTATGATTATGTGGAATGGCCATTTCTACAgaatattgtagacacctaa